In the Natrinema sp. CBA1119 genome, GGTCGACCGCGCCAGCACGATCGGGATCCTCGGCCTGACGCGGGCGTTCGACCGAGCGGACCGACTCTCGCTTGCACTACAGGCGCGGTGTTTCGCGTGGAATCCCACGCTCCCGCCGCTCTCCTTTTCGTATATTGACTATCCCGTCCTCGTGATCGCCGTCGCTCTCGCGTTCTCGGCGTTCGTCTAGCTCGGTCGGTTTCGAACGATACGTCCAACAGAGACGCCGGATACGGCGCGTGCGGTGAGAACGGGACGATCTTCGCTACCTGGAATCGAGAACTCGAGCGAGAACGCTTCCTCGTCGTCGACGGCGTTCCGCCGCGGCTCGTCGCGATGATATCTCGTAGTTGGCCGACCGTGGCGGCATGTCCGAGAGGACCAGCTCGACGAACTCCTCTTCATCCATGGTAATCACTTGTCGTGACGAGTCACTGACCGGCGCGGTGGACGTGCCGTCAGGTAGGTGGTCATGCCCGTCGTATGGCCGGGCGTGGAGACGGTCTCGATGGTCGTGTCCCCGACCTCGGTGGTCTACCGGCGCGCCGCCGCCGGACCGACTGTGTCGCCCGATCGAGGGATACACCAACGAATGAACGAGGCGGCACGGGGTCCGCGACCGTCCACGACCACCTCGAGACGCTCGAGCACGCGGTAGAACCGTCACTCGAGATTTCGCCGCACTCCTCCGTCGATAGCCGCTTGATCACGGGAACACTCTATTTGATATCGCAACATGCGATTTACCACGGGCGCTGGCTGGCGATTAGCCCCGGTTGAGTCGGCCGGATCGCGGCAGTAGCTCGAGCCTCGAGTCGCTCACAGCTTCATCGGACGCTCATGCCACCGTTGGCTGCCGGACAGTGATCTCGGCGGAACCCAGCCCGAATGAGGCGTCAACCCGAAGACAACAAGATCCTCGTTGAAATCGATTGCTGGACGTAGCGAACCAGCGTCCCGAGTTACTCCCCCTGGATCCGCTTCTCACGTTGTCCACTGAACAGTAAGCCGCTTCGAGTCGTCACTCTGTTCGTGATGTGCGTCGCCAAAAGAGCCGGTGAAGGGATTTGAACCCTTGACCTAATCCTTACGAAGGATTCGCTCTGCCAGTCTGAGCTACACCGGCACACTCTCTTTGCTCGTGTCCCGTGCATCGGCGACGACCGTCGCCTCAACACCGGCGCGAGTGCATTCATTTGTAGGACCGATACCAGCCATAAGGATTGCGAATCGGTGCGCTCGTGTGATGGGAGTACGTGTCAGATTGCTGGCTTCGTCCCTCCCGATTACCGCTCGAGGCGGACGTCCAGACAGACGTTCAGCTCGTGGGGAGCGTAGGACCGGACGGTGTGGCGAGTTTCGACCGTGACCGCGTACTCGGGTTCGGCGGCCGCGCGAATCGCGCGTTCGCCCGGCCCGAACGGGTCGTCCTCGTGTTGGATGTCGTAGTAGTGGAGGGTACAGTCGTCGCCGGCCAGAGTGACGGCCGACTCGAGGAAGTCGTCGGCGCTGTGGGGGAGGTTCATCACGAGCCGGTCGGCCCAGTTTTCGTATTCGGCGGCCACCTCGCGCACATCGTCGTTAATGGCGGTCACGCGGTCCGCGACCCCGTTTCGGCGGGCGTTCTCGCGCAGGTAGTCGATCGCCTCGGCGTTGATGTCCACGCCGACGCACGTCGCGCCGCGTTTCGCGAACGGGATCACGAAGGGGCCGACGCCGGCGAACATATCGAACGCGTGCTCGCCGTCGGCTCGCGGGCCCTGCCCGCTCGCACTTTCCGAGGCCCGTTGGGCCTCGCTGACCTGCTCGGCCACGCGGTGGCGCTCGGTCGCGAGCCGCGGCGAGAAGTAGACCGTCGCGAGATCCAGTGCGAACTCGCAGCCGTACTCGCGGTGGACGACCTCCGTGTTCTCGCCGGCGAGCAATTCCCAGTCGCGCACGCGCGTCTCGCCTTTGACTTTCGAAGCCTTGTTCAGTACCGTTTCCGCGGGGAGATCCGACTCGAGGATCGCATCGGCGATCTCGCGTGCGCGTTCGGGATCGTCCTCGTCGATGAGCGCGGCCTCGCCGAGTCGCTCGTAGGTGGGGTCGAACGCAAGGAGATCCGCGGGCGTCGTCTGCTGCTCGCGCTCCGTGACTGTCCGGGGAACGATCTCGCACTCCTCGAGCACCGCTGACGCAGCGTCGGGGTCGGTGATCGGAATGTAGAGTTGGCCGTCTTCGACGCTGATCTCGTAGGTGTCGTCGATCAGGTCCGCATCGGCGAGCGACGAGCGCGTCGCTTCCCCGGCTTCGCGCGCGACGCGGACGCACGGCACTTCCATACGCGAACTGGCCGGCGCGCCGCCGTAACGCTGACGTTTCGGTGTCGATCGGCATTCGTCCCGATAAACCAAAAGGCGCTATA is a window encoding:
- a CDS encoding class I SAM-dependent methyltransferase family protein, whose protein sequence is MEVPCVRVAREAGEATRSSLADADLIDDTYEISVEDGQLYIPITDPDAASAVLEECEIVPRTVTEREQQTTPADLLAFDPTYERLGEAALIDEDDPERAREIADAILESDLPAETVLNKASKVKGETRVRDWELLAGENTEVVHREYGCEFALDLATVYFSPRLATERHRVAEQVSEAQRASESASGQGPRADGEHAFDMFAGVGPFVIPFAKRGATCVGVDINAEAIDYLRENARRNGVADRVTAINDDVREVAAEYENWADRLVMNLPHSADDFLESAVTLAGDDCTLHYYDIQHEDDPFGPGERAIRAAAEPEYAVTVETRHTVRSYAPHELNVCLDVRLER